The Synechocystis sp. PCC 7509 genome includes a window with the following:
- a CDS encoding vWA domain-containing protein has translation MQVTYSLVNSLIPANSKSLVEVLLSFKGETTVAATRRPLNLSLVIDRSGSMAGEPLRQAISAAQKLVEQLTDQDYLSVVIYDDTVATIVQPQQVRDRHAIQTAIGKIKAGGCTNLSGGWLLGCDLVKSRQSVEGLNRVLLLTDGQANVGIVDPQILINTAREQAEQGIITTTLGFGNYFKEDLLIGMANAGNGNFYFIQSPDDAADVFRIELESLLAIAAQNLTVTIQPDNGVEIAQILNNYRASGASNSLELFLGDVYETEPKLLAVELNVTATELGLTNIANIAYKYQVVKDGSIQQVSQQLPISLTVASQDEVNNSPPDSGIIEQIGKLKIAKAKDEAIALADKGDFQNASQKLRQTISDLKLKALQETFELAEEIDQLDHYAQRLESRRFDNASRKEMRDQAYQATSRDRTDLKLRGISSDAHTLAAVSSTDSGVVLECQREGGKLRVRVVSDGYNPDFNVQFPRNIRQEGVTYIVDEIKLSTDGSFYRTFGDIRRLVASGQEQAASTPTTSTPKHQKLTAPASAANLETVDSVGDGVLVQCVKEGSKLRARVVSDGYNPDYNMRFPRDIREEGILYVVDEVEEAKSGGSYIAYGKIRKLLQ, from the coding sequence ATGCAAGTAACTTACTCCCTCGTTAATTCGCTAATTCCCGCAAACAGTAAGTCTTTAGTAGAAGTTTTACTTAGTTTTAAAGGTGAAACAACCGTTGCGGCTACCCGTCGTCCGCTTAATCTTAGCTTAGTTATTGATCGCTCTGGGTCAATGGCGGGAGAACCTCTGCGTCAGGCAATTTCGGCGGCGCAAAAGTTAGTCGAACAACTAACCGACCAAGACTATTTATCTGTGGTTATTTATGATGATACAGTCGCAACCATTGTACAACCGCAACAAGTACGCGATCGCCATGCTATTCAAACAGCGATCGGTAAAATTAAAGCGGGGGGATGCACAAACTTAAGCGGTGGTTGGCTTTTGGGGTGCGATCTCGTAAAATCTCGTCAATCGGTGGAAGGTCTTAACCGCGTTTTATTATTAACCGATGGACAAGCAAATGTGGGGATTGTCGATCCGCAAATTCTGATTAATACTGCAAGAGAACAAGCAGAACAAGGCATAATTACAACTACTTTAGGATTTGGTAATTATTTTAAGGAAGATTTGCTGATTGGCATGGCAAATGCTGGAAATGGCAACTTTTACTTTATCCAATCCCCAGATGATGCGGCAGATGTATTTAGAATTGAACTAGAAAGCTTGCTGGCAATTGCGGCGCAAAACTTGACTGTCACTATACAACCAGATAATGGCGTAGAAATTGCTCAAATTCTCAACAACTATCGCGCTTCCGGTGCTAGTAATAGCTTAGAACTATTTTTAGGTGATGTTTACGAAACCGAACCAAAATTATTAGCCGTTGAATTGAATGTGACGGCAACAGAACTAGGCTTAACAAATATCGCTAATATTGCCTACAAATATCAAGTAGTCAAAGATGGCAGCATTCAACAAGTTAGCCAGCAGTTGCCAATTAGTCTTACCGTTGCATCCCAAGACGAAGTTAACAATAGTCCGCCAGACTCAGGCATAATAGAACAAATTGGTAAGCTAAAAATAGCTAAAGCCAAAGACGAAGCGATCGCCTTAGCAGATAAAGGAGACTTTCAAAACGCATCCCAAAAGCTGCGCCAGACTATTAGCGATCTCAAACTCAAAGCTTTACAAGAAACCTTTGAACTAGCTGAAGAAATCGACCAATTAGATCATTACGCGCAAAGACTAGAAAGCAGAAGATTTGATAATGCTAGTCGTAAAGAGATGCGAGATCAAGCATACCAAGCAACATCGCGCGATCGCACGGATCTTAAATTGCGCGGTATTAGTTCCGATGCTCATACCCTAGCCGCCGTTTCAAGCACAGATTCGGGAGTTGTATTAGAGTGTCAGCGCGAAGGCGGTAAATTGCGAGTGCGGGTAGTTTCGGATGGCTATAACCCCGACTTTAACGTTCAATTTCCCCGCAATATCCGCCAAGAGGGAGTTACTTATATAGTTGACGAAATCAAACTATCTACCGATGGGAGCTTTTATCGAACTTTTGGAGATATTCGCCGCTTAGTTGCATCAGGACAAGAACAAGCCGCCTCAACTCCAACTACTTCTACTCCCAAGCACCAAAAATTGACCGCACCAGCATCGGCGGCAAACTTAGAAACCGTTGATAGCGTAGGCGATGGTGTTTTAGTCCAATGTGTCAAAGAAGGCAGCAAGTTAAGAGCGAGAGTTGTTTCTGATGGCTATAATCCCGACTACAATATGCGTTTTCCCCGCGACATCCGCGAAGAAGGAATACTTTATGTAGTTGATGAAGTGGAAGAAGCAAAAAGCGGCGGTTCGTATATTGCCTACGGTAAAATTCGCAAACTATTACAGTAG
- the arfB gene encoding alternative ribosome rescue aminoacyl-tRNA hydrolase ArfB, whose amino-acid sequence MVQISKTVTIPDSEIEFSAIRSQGAGGQNVNKVATAIHLRFDIVTSSLPNYYKDKLLQLSDRRITKEGVLVIKAQEHRSQEQNREEALKRLKDLVKSAIIVPKLRKPSKPSRSSQAKRLDSKTKRSQIKANRGNVIE is encoded by the coding sequence ATGGTGCAAATTTCTAAAACGGTAACTATTCCCGATAGCGAAATTGAATTTAGCGCGATTCGTTCTCAAGGTGCTGGTGGTCAAAATGTCAACAAAGTAGCAACAGCGATTCATCTGCGTTTTGACATTGTTACGTCTTCCTTGCCTAACTATTACAAAGATAAACTATTGCAATTAAGCGATCGCCGGATTACAAAGGAAGGTGTACTTGTAATTAAAGCTCAAGAACACCGCAGCCAAGAACAGAACCGCGAGGAAGCACTAAAAAGGCTAAAGGACTTAGTTAAAAGCGCCATAATAGTACCCAAACTCCGCAAACCTAGCAAACCGTCTCGAAGTTCCCAAGCAAAACGCCTAGATAGCAAAACTAAGCGATCGCAAATTAAGGCAAATAGAGGCAACGTGATTGAGTAA
- a CDS encoding WGR domain-containing protein, whose translation MAEEKTYLELSQAEGSHKFYEAIVNGTELSVRYGRIGDRGQVQVKSYPTPEKAQAEATKKINEKLRKGYELAVMGVRAKRAVTRRQIVSNKSSSQQAPTIWQFASGSPAFGIFVEKDRCLVGNEAGQIFALSHDGKVLNQFRLPDGVKCIVADDGWLYAGCDNGKVYDLTGKIPRVAYEIAENVDIFWLDIKDGILGVSDAEGGITTINHEDESQWNRRSSGSYGWMVRCDEIGVYHGHSNGVTMYDWEDGKVIWHQSTHGSVLFGWQEEATVYAGTSTNQVYCFSKKGEVKTIYQCDAPIYSCATAEDGKYVFAGDNFSSIYCFNETGDRLWKLATGCGSAFSMQLFGDRLYIVTTDGSFACIDAGESAINAAMTGTVPQVVNIKAPTQVPAAVAANTLETTSETTEKVIVECFQQGSNLRIRVVSPGYNPNFNVQFPKDIREQGAQYVVDKVIESGRGSFYRAYGDIKKLLI comes from the coding sequence ATGGCAGAGGAGAAGACATATTTAGAACTATCGCAAGCAGAAGGTAGTCATAAATTTTATGAGGCGATCGTTAATGGCACAGAACTATCGGTTCGCTATGGTAGGATAGGCGATCGCGGACAAGTTCAGGTCAAAAGCTACCCAACACCAGAAAAAGCTCAAGCGGAAGCCACTAAAAAAATTAACGAAAAACTCCGCAAAGGTTACGAATTAGCGGTTATGGGTGTACGTGCTAAACGTGCTGTAACTCGCCGTCAAATAGTTAGCAACAAGTCTTCCTCCCAACAAGCGCCGACAATTTGGCAATTTGCTTCAGGATCTCCAGCTTTTGGCATTTTTGTAGAAAAAGATCGTTGCTTAGTAGGTAATGAAGCCGGACAAATATTTGCTCTTAGCCATGATGGAAAAGTGCTTAATCAGTTTCGTTTACCCGATGGCGTAAAGTGTATTGTGGCAGATGATGGTTGGCTGTACGCGGGATGTGATAATGGCAAAGTTTATGACTTAACAGGTAAAATCCCCCGCGTTGCTTACGAAATTGCCGAGAATGTAGATATCTTTTGGTTAGATATTAAAGATGGGATTTTGGGTGTTTCCGATGCAGAAGGCGGAATCACAACAATTAACCATGAAGATGAATCCCAGTGGAATCGCCGCAGTAGTGGTAGTTATGGCTGGATGGTACGCTGCGATGAAATAGGAGTTTATCACGGTCATAGCAACGGCGTAACGATGTATGACTGGGAAGACGGTAAGGTAATTTGGCATCAATCAACCCATGGTAGCGTGCTGTTTGGCTGGCAAGAAGAAGCAACAGTTTATGCTGGTACTAGCACTAATCAAGTTTATTGTTTTAGCAAAAAAGGTGAAGTTAAAACTATTTACCAGTGCGATGCACCGATTTATTCTTGTGCTACCGCCGAAGATGGGAAGTATGTATTTGCTGGGGATAACTTTTCGTCTATTTATTGCTTTAATGAAACAGGCGATCGCCTGTGGAAATTAGCTACTGGTTGCGGTTCGGCTTTTTCTATGCAATTATTTGGCGATCGCCTTTATATTGTGACGACTGATGGATCTTTTGCCTGTATTGATGCTGGGGAATCGGCAATTAATGCGGCTATGACAGGGACAGTTCCCCAAGTTGTCAATATCAAAGCACCGACTCAAGTTCCCGCCGCCGTTGCTGCAAATACTTTAGAAACTACTTCCGAGACTACCGAAAAAGTAATAGTTGAATGTTTCCAACAAGGAAGTAACTTAAGAATTCGCGTTGTTTCTCCTGGCTATAATCCCAACTTCAACGTCCAATTTCCTAAAGATATTAGAGAACAAGGAGCGCAATATGTAGTAGATAAGGTAATTGAATCTGGTCGCGGTAGCTTCTATAGAGCTTATGGCGATATTAAAAAGTTGTTAATCTAG
- a CDS encoding SAM-dependent methyltransferase yields the protein MTYDSTVQDIQRHIPLVGDVSIKSPLAYQLTRGTVEIANTLQMAVAEAYINGLEAPDYVIQSLFNTCMPVLFQYFPSLLAPYEWVLKETEHLAEGSKDLMKIQYDLPQAMLNKMLGDYEVIYPKYSMGLWEKGALNLEQSQKMMIDDVIEKLDIQDGDNILDFGCGWGCVPNYILSKFPNVKFTGLNLSHEQCEYIRNKMQDPTSYLSSGRFTLQEGDLNDAMFAEKFDKILSIGVFCHVGNLTNAFKKLASFLKDNGKVFIHIITVRTPNHISSVYTHQYIFPHGRFWNYDAVPSHNQHLKTIDKWYLNGSNYSKTFATWLSNFDNNQESVKQLNYGMDYAKFRRIWRFYLMWFVCNFASCDGEYNGNGQFLMVHT from the coding sequence ATGACTTACGATAGTACGGTGCAAGATATCCAAAGGCATATTCCGCTAGTCGGTGATGTTAGCATTAAAAGCCCATTAGCCTATCAATTAACACGCGGAACAGTTGAAATCGCTAACACTCTACAAATGGCAGTAGCAGAAGCTTATATCAATGGATTAGAAGCACCTGATTATGTTATACAGAGCCTTTTCAATACCTGTATGCCAGTTCTGTTTCAGTATTTCCCCTCACTTCTCGCACCTTATGAATGGGTATTAAAGGAGACAGAACATCTTGCAGAAGGTTCAAAGGATCTAATGAAGATTCAGTACGACTTACCGCAAGCAATGTTAAATAAGATGTTGGGGGATTATGAAGTTATTTATCCTAAATACAGTATGGGATTGTGGGAAAAAGGAGCATTAAACCTTGAGCAATCCCAAAAAATGATGATTGATGATGTCATTGAAAAACTGGATATTCAAGATGGAGACAATATTTTAGATTTTGGCTGCGGGTGGGGATGTGTGCCTAATTACATTCTTTCTAAGTTTCCTAATGTTAAGTTTACAGGATTGAATTTAAGTCACGAACAATGTGAATATATCCGTAACAAAATGCAAGATCCTACAAGTTATCTTAGTTCAGGGAGATTTACTTTGCAGGAAGGAGATTTGAACGATGCAATGTTTGCAGAAAAGTTTGATAAAATTCTTTCAATCGGTGTATTTTGTCATGTAGGCAATTTAACAAATGCTTTTAAAAAATTAGCTTCATTTTTAAAAGACAATGGCAAAGTTTTCATTCATATCATCACTGTCCGCACACCCAACCATATATCTAGCGTTTATACCCATCAATACATTTTTCCTCACGGTCGATTTTGGAATTACGACGCAGTACCCAGCCATAATCAGCACCTCAAAACTATTGACAAATGGTATCTTAATGGCTCTAATTACTCTAAAACCTTTGCTACTTGGTTAAGTAACTTTGACAATAATCAAGAAAGTGTCAAACAATTAAATTATGGAATGGATTACGCTAAATTTCGCCGAATTTGGCGCTTTTATTTGATGTGGTTTGTTTGCAATTTTGCTAGTTGCGATGGTGAATATAATGGGAATGGACAATTTTTAATGGTTCATACTTAA
- a CDS encoding ChaB family protein, translating to MTATDTTATQPNVSTAERTVSAIFKEHEQIDDVVRRLLDRGISRDDISVVGKNFHSETKIAGFLTKKDVILGGLKQGAIFGSLFGSALALLTGVGVLFVPFVGTLVAAGPLGAALLGAASGALAGSAGAGLVSALVTLGMPEEKAAIYQTRIEAGDFLVAVEVPANKSGEIQLLLESAGGEEAHTNETALPRGRAGQIEDPSHLSPEIRSHLSEDAQRAFVANYNTELASSGDEAKAEHHAWDVVREQFAQDEHGVWSKSTMSV from the coding sequence ATGACTGCTACCGATACTACCGCCACACAACCCAATGTTTCTACAGCAGAGCGTACTGTATCCGCAATATTTAAAGAACACGAACAAATCGATGACGTAGTTCGCCGCTTACTAGATAGAGGAATTTCCCGCGATGATATTTCTGTAGTGGGCAAAAACTTTCACTCTGAAACCAAAATTGCTGGTTTTCTGACCAAAAAAGATGTAATTTTGGGCGGACTAAAGCAAGGCGCGATTTTTGGCTCTTTGTTTGGTTCTGCTTTAGCCTTGCTAACAGGTGTAGGAGTGCTATTTGTGCCTTTTGTGGGGACATTAGTAGCCGCCGGCCCTTTAGGAGCAGCTTTACTAGGAGCGGCTAGTGGTGCTTTAGCTGGAAGTGCTGGCGCAGGCTTAGTATCTGCTTTAGTAACTTTAGGAATGCCTGAAGAAAAAGCCGCTATCTATCAAACTCGGATTGAGGCGGGAGATTTTCTTGTAGCGGTAGAAGTTCCCGCTAATAAGTCTGGTGAAATTCAACTATTACTAGAAAGCGCTGGCGGTGAAGAAGCTCATACTAATGAAACAGCCTTACCTCGCGGACGTGCTGGGCAAATTGAAGACCCTAGCCATTTGTCCCCAGAAATTCGTTCTCATCTTTCCGAAGACGCGCAACGGGCATTTGTGGCTAATTACAACACGGAACTAGCTTCTTCTGGCGATGAAGCTAAAGCCGAACACCACGCTTGGGATGTAGTGCGCGAACAATTTGCTCAAGACGAACACGGCGTTTGGTCAAAGTCTACTATGAGTGTCTAA
- a CDS encoding DUF4327 family protein, with protein MSVNTLPSIRYSLNVIKDEARQLVEKGVISRQQPIYTLCEYIPPREWVCVECELEQCDFLLRDRIGDLIGREEWDND; from the coding sequence ATGAGTGTGAATACTTTGCCATCAATTCGATATTCTTTAAACGTGATTAAAGACGAAGCGCGTCAATTGGTAGAAAAAGGCGTAATCAGTCGGCAGCAACCCATATACACGTTATGCGAGTACATTCCACCGAGAGAATGGGTTTGTGTAGAATGCGAGTTAGAACAATGCGACTTTTTATTGCGCGATCGCATTGGTGACTTGATCGGTCGGGAAGAATGGGACAACGACTAA
- a CDS encoding Uma2 family endonuclease yields MTTFSQSNPDLDLLYPSSDGKPMAENTEQYRWIVIIKENLEILFADVPDVFIAGDLLWYPVPSKIISPVAPDVMVAIGRPKGRRSSYRQWQEENIAPQVVFEILSPGNTPSEMERKLEFYDTYGVEEYYLYDPENFQLDGWWRQEEHLTRLWQLNGWVSPRLGIRFETSQGELVIYYPDGRQFLTSIEMQQRLVQAEQRLEQERQRAEVERQRADKMSEYLRSRGIDPDNLD; encoded by the coding sequence ATGACAACTTTTTCCCAATCTAACCCCGACCTCGACCTACTTTATCCCAGCAGTGACGGTAAGCCAATGGCAGAAAATACAGAACAATACCGTTGGATTGTCATCATTAAGGAAAATCTAGAAATTCTCTTTGCTGATGTACCCGATGTATTTATTGCTGGGGATTTGTTATGGTATCCAGTCCCGTCTAAAATTATTTCTCCTGTAGCGCCGGATGTAATGGTAGCAATTGGTAGACCTAAAGGCAGACGGAGTTCTTACCGTCAATGGCAAGAAGAAAACATTGCGCCTCAAGTCGTCTTTGAAATTCTTTCTCCTGGCAATACTCCAAGTGAAATGGAACGCAAGTTAGAGTTTTACGATACTTATGGGGTAGAAGAATATTATCTATACGACCCAGAGAACTTTCAATTAGATGGATGGTGGCGACAAGAAGAACATTTAACTAGATTGTGGCAACTAAACGGTTGGGTAAGTCCTAGATTGGGAATTAGGTTTGAAACAAGTCAAGGAGAATTAGTAATTTACTATCCCGATGGACGGCAATTTCTTACCTCCATAGAAATGCAGCAACGCTTAGTGCAAGCTGAACAAAGGTTAGAACAAGAACGTCAACGCGCCGAAGTTGAACGTCAACGAGCAGATAAAATGTCAGAATACTTGCGATCGCGCGGTATTGATCCCGATAATCTAGATTAA
- a CDS encoding reverse transcriptase family protein: MSEQPRTRQELYDRLRQSSKQEFILEEMIRLGFWATAEQIAIDPTDEMRRLGEITRELQQLRQENARLGNEKKLRQELLKQRLAESKRKQQETKERRERERIEKAQKWQEQKQTGISYLGAEVSGGLNNTESNAERLSNYGLPRLENAGQIAAAMGISVGQLRFLAFSRKTSTICHYIRFTIPKKTGGSRSISAPMPKLKESQKWILVNILNKLELHEAAHGFRRDRSIVSNALPHVKQDVIINFDLKDFFPSISYRRVKGLFQSLGYSEAAATIFGLLCTELEVEAVELDGKTYYVANSDRHLPQGSPASPAITNLLCRRLDRRLTLMAENLGFTYTRYADDLTFSATGSNLRHICNVLKRTEDIVNHEDLTINQQKTRIIRKSRQQEVTGVVVNSHPNIARETLKRFRATLYQIEKDGLEGKHWGNTTDVMAAIQGYANFVKMVNPAKGAEFIAQVERIKHKYP; this comes from the coding sequence ATGTCTGAGCAACCCCGTACCCGTCAGGAACTATACGATCGCCTTCGCCAATCATCCAAGCAAGAATTTATCCTGGAAGAAATGATCCGGTTGGGATTTTGGGCAACCGCAGAACAAATAGCCATTGACCCAACCGATGAAATGAGACGGTTAGGGGAAATTACACGAGAATTACAACAGTTACGCCAAGAAAATGCCCGTCTTGGCAATGAAAAGAAGTTGCGCCAGGAGTTACTAAAACAACGCCTAGCCGAATCGAAGCGCAAGCAGCAAGAAACTAAAGAAAGGCGAGAAAGAGAGCGGATTGAAAAAGCTCAGAAATGGCAGGAACAAAAGCAGACGGGAATTAGTTATTTAGGTGCAGAGGTATCGGGGGGACTAAATAATACTGAAAGCAACGCCGAAAGATTGAGCAATTACGGTTTACCTAGGCTAGAAAATGCGGGACAGATAGCCGCCGCAATGGGCATTAGTGTAGGACAGTTGCGTTTTTTAGCTTTTTCGCGCAAAACTTCGACAATTTGTCACTATATCCGCTTTACAATTCCTAAAAAAACTGGTGGAAGTCGCTCGATCTCTGCACCAATGCCAAAGTTGAAGGAATCACAGAAATGGATACTTGTCAATATATTAAATAAATTAGAGTTGCATGAGGCGGCGCACGGGTTTAGACGCGATCGCTCAATTGTGAGTAACGCACTACCTCATGTTAAACAAGATGTAATTATTAACTTCGATCTTAAAGACTTTTTTCCATCAATTTCTTACCGTCGAGTTAAAGGATTATTTCAATCATTGGGTTATTCGGAAGCGGCGGCGACTATTTTTGGCTTGCTGTGTACCGAACTTGAAGTAGAGGCAGTAGAACTAGATGGGAAGACTTATTATGTAGCAAATAGCGATCGCCATTTACCGCAAGGATCGCCCGCAAGTCCTGCTATTACTAACTTACTTTGCCGTCGTCTTGATCGCAGACTTACATTAATGGCGGAAAACTTGGGTTTTACATACACTCGTTACGCTGATGATTTAACTTTTTCGGCAACAGGTAGCAATCTGCGTCATATCTGCAATGTATTAAAACGGACAGAAGATATTGTAAATCATGAAGACTTGACGATTAACCAACAAAAAACTCGCATTATTCGTAAAAGCCGCCAACAAGAAGTTACAGGGGTTGTAGTCAACAGTCACCCGAATATTGCTAGAGAAACATTAAAACGTTTCCGCGCTACTTTGTATCAAATTGAAAAAGATGGTTTAGAAGGCAAACATTGGGGGAATACTACTGATGTGATGGCAGCAATTCAAGGTTATGCCAACTTTGTAAAAATGGTGAATCCCGCCAAAGGTGCAGAGTTTATCGCTCAAGTTGAACGAATCAAACATAAATACCCATAA
- a CDS encoding alanine--glyoxylate aminotransferase family protein yields MQLTHTPAINDSQRRQLAPLEMPPRLLLGPGPSNAHPDVLQAMNTPPVGHLDPAFLALMDEIQSLLRYVWQTENPLTIAISGTGSAAMEGAIANSITPGDTILIGVAGYFGNRLVDMAGRYSAEVRTITKPWGQVFNLQELRSALEAHRPAILALVHAETSTGARQPLLGVGELCREFDCLLLVDSVTSLGGVPLFLDEWGVDLAYSCSQKGLGCSPGASPLTMSPRAWEKLQQRQTKVSNWYLDMQLLSKYWGKERVYHHTAPINLYYGLREALRLLADEGIENSWQRHQQTVEYLWQELENIGLKLHVEPEFRLSTLTTVCIPEGVDGKEISRQLLNDYNIEIGGGLGELAQKVWRVGLMGYNSRKENVDTLVAALKQVLP; encoded by the coding sequence ATGCAACTTACCCACACCCCAGCCATCAATGACAGCCAACGGCGGCAACTTGCGCCTCTAGAGATGCCTCCACGTCTGCTACTAGGACCAGGCCCGTCTAATGCTCATCCTGATGTTCTCCAGGCTATGAATACGCCCCCAGTGGGACATTTAGATCCGGCATTTTTGGCGCTAATGGATGAAATTCAATCGTTGCTACGCTACGTGTGGCAAACTGAAAACCCTCTAACTATTGCGATTAGCGGTACGGGAAGCGCGGCTATGGAAGGTGCGATCGCAAACTCTATTACACCGGGCGATACAATCTTAATTGGTGTAGCCGGGTACTTTGGCAATCGCTTGGTAGATATGGCGGGGCGATATAGCGCAGAAGTCCGCACGATAACTAAACCTTGGGGGCAAGTTTTCAATCTCCAAGAACTCCGCAGCGCCCTAGAAGCCCACCGTCCGGCAATTTTGGCTTTAGTTCATGCCGAAACCTCTACAGGAGCGCGTCAGCCGCTTTTAGGGGTGGGGGAATTGTGCCGAGAATTTGACTGTTTGTTGCTGGTCGATTCGGTGACAAGTTTGGGGGGCGTACCTTTGTTTTTGGACGAGTGGGGCGTAGATTTAGCTTATAGTTGCAGTCAAAAAGGTTTGGGTTGTTCCCCTGGTGCTTCACCTTTGACTATGAGTCCCCGCGCTTGGGAAAAGTTGCAACAGCGCCAAACAAAAGTTAGCAACTGGTATTTGGATATGCAGTTATTAAGCAAGTATTGGGGAAAGGAGCGCGTCTATCACCATACCGCCCCCATTAACCTGTATTACGGCTTGCGGGAAGCTTTGCGATTGCTTGCTGATGAAGGAATAGAAAATTCCTGGCAGCGTCACCAGCAAACAGTAGAGTATTTATGGCAAGAATTGGAAAATATTGGCTTAAAATTGCACGTAGAGCCAGAGTTTCGGCTATCAACACTAACTACTGTCTGCATTCCTGAAGGTGTAGACGGAAAAGAAATCTCTCGCCAGTTACTTAATGATTACAATATTGAGATTGGCGGCGGTTTGGGAGAATTGGCGCAAAAAGTTTGGCGAGTTGGATTGATGGGTTACAACAGCCGCAAAGAAAATGTCGATACATTAGTCGCCGCTTTAAAACAGGTTTTGCCTTAA
- a CDS encoding CheR family methyltransferase, whose product MGDREELEIFLEYLKQNQGCDLTVYKHSTLQRRLGVRMRQIGVNTYHSYIDYFKHHSEELSILLDTIFINFTGFFRDFDAWEYLANQVIPKIISRKKPHEPIRIWSASCASGEEAYTLALLFAEALGIEQYLQQVQIYATDVDEAALRQARQHCYTISEVAGVPPAFLDKYFESTSQGYVFNPTLRRRVIFARHNLLEDAPISKLDLLVCRNTLMYFNPEAQVKILIRFHFALKNLGFIFLGKAETLVSRSFLFTPVSIKHRIFSKGAKLESNDVLMLSNKPSQKNTDILIESKDLWQSAFETNPIAQLIVAPNNKLIGVNKSARNLLNMSANDLGNPLPTLPLVTQFGELNTQVEQTLQNRSSVSIKNAQWSTATRVYKLDIDIVPISDSNCRLLGATIIFKSVTN is encoded by the coding sequence ATGGGCGATCGCGAAGAATTAGAGATTTTTTTAGAATACCTTAAGCAAAACCAAGGCTGTGACTTGACTGTTTACAAACACTCAACCTTACAGCGTCGGTTAGGAGTAAGGATGCGTCAGATTGGAGTGAATACTTACCATAGCTATATAGACTATTTCAAACATCACTCTGAGGAACTTAGCATCCTACTTGATACCATTTTTATCAATTTTACAGGGTTTTTTCGCGATTTCGACGCTTGGGAGTATCTAGCAAATCAAGTTATCCCAAAAATTATTAGCCGAAAAAAACCTCATGAACCAATCCGCATTTGGAGCGCTAGTTGTGCATCAGGAGAAGAAGCGTATACTTTAGCCCTTTTGTTTGCAGAAGCTTTGGGGATAGAGCAATATTTACAGCAAGTCCAAATTTATGCTACTGATGTAGATGAAGCGGCTTTACGGCAAGCAAGACAGCATTGTTACACCATTTCAGAGGTAGCAGGTGTGCCGCCAGCATTTTTAGATAAGTATTTTGAATCCACTTCCCAAGGGTATGTTTTCAATCCAACCTTACGCCGCCGAGTAATCTTTGCTCGTCACAACTTGCTTGAGGATGCGCCTATTTCTAAGCTCGACTTATTGGTATGTCGCAATACACTGATGTATTTTAACCCGGAAGCACAAGTAAAAATTCTAATTCGCTTTCATTTTGCTTTGAAAAATCTTGGCTTTATCTTTTTAGGCAAGGCAGAAACTTTAGTTAGTCGCTCGTTTCTTTTTACTCCTGTTAGTATTAAGCACCGGATTTTTAGCAAAGGAGCCAAGTTAGAATCTAATGATGTACTGATGTTAAGTAATAAACCTTCTCAAAAAAACACTGACATTCTAATAGAGTCTAAAGACCTTTGGCAATCGGCTTTTGAAACAAATCCAATTGCTCAACTGATTGTAGCCCCAAATAACAAACTTATTGGGGTAAATAAAAGTGCGAGAAATTTATTAAATATGTCTGCTAACGATTTAGGTAATCCGTTGCCAACATTGCCGCTAGTTACTCAGTTTGGGGAATTAAACACCCAAGTTGAGCAGACTTTACAAAATCGGTCTTCAGTTAGCATCAAAAATGCCCAATGGTCAACCGCTACGCGTGTATATAAGTTAGATATAGATATAGTGCCAATTTCGGATTCTAATTGCAGGCTTTTGGGGGCAACTATAATATTTAAAAGTGTTACAAATTAA